In one Pungitius pungitius chromosome 13, fPunPun2.1, whole genome shotgun sequence genomic region, the following are encoded:
- the ttc27 gene encoding tetratricopeptide repeat protein 27, with protein MQLDVEVPVLRGFLTPSEAQLWKQTVFNTAEAGPLLESLMEGDFEAVLRSPQVSHLLTGDGSCSKGEDIEAYLEKRVSLYLEENHCNRELAVLALAVSCLHMFAQSNWTGPPVSIQMSDLLPQALLSSQPLTVVEAIHSSLLLDGESVYSLVANPLLLLLARVILTKCSSKMDNLQLMPWWTLRYVSLHQQILEACSSQLLDLAKSSIDKVLKCQPLLSKQRNLAIQFHLECVYTSLTYYDYQPAKEHIKKAQELSGLNINLTGALGKRTHFQQKYLAQLILEVKRKQDPSGPVDEFSPAPTPLGSLPKDYSLDDETRLDKINFAEADQNQLPDLSVEEQAIILGLCTDFQKNNPVHKLTEEELLAFTSCILSQPKFWAVEVTALCLRTKLERGSSRCVERAMMQTQAIVDHFEDKSCPVTERLKGFYFCQAPPRWDVQKQLASLLSDLGCTSSALLMYEKLELWEDAVICYERLGQHGKAEEIVRRELLKKEKPSLYCLLGDILREHQYYDRAWELSNQRSARAMRSKALLHLRSKEFQQCVDCFERSLKINPMQLGVWFSLGCAYFALEGYEGAAKAFQRCVGLEPDNAEAWNNFSSAYIRLKKKDKAFCTLREALKCNYEQWQIWENFLVVSTDIGEFAEAIKAYHRLMDLRENFKDIQIIQILVQAVVENLTDRQGGEAETLRPKLKELLGRISSRHSSDCEIWQQYALLYGGGRSSNPDDNLKALQFLSKAHRCKVQSGGWEKEPGLLMEVIQRAINMGEVTFNYCEKKSNSTEALQMLSSTRLSLKSLVSKAKQMHTDVATGLIHPELQDGVAALERLITELHELGEKLRGQSE; from the exons ATGCAGCTTGACGTAGAGGTCCCCGTCCTCCGAGGCTTTCTAACACCCAGCGAGGCACAGCTATGGAAGCAAACCGTGTTCAACACGGCAG AGGCGGGCCCACTGCTGGAGTCCTTGATGGAGGGGGACTTTGAGGCAGTTCTGCGGAGCCCCCAAGTGTCTCATCTGCTCACTGGAGATGGCAGCTGCAGCAAGGGGGAGGACATTGAGGCCTACTTGGAGAAACGGGTTTCTCTGTACCTTGAGGAAAACCACTGCAACAG GGAGCTGGCAGTTTTGGCCCTTGCTGTTTCTTGCCTCCACATGTTTGCCCAGAGTAACTGGACTGGTCCTCCAGTGTCCATCCAAATGTCTGACCTCCTTCCCCAGGCCCTGCTCTCCTCTCAG CCCCTGACTGTGGTTGAGGCAATCCACTCCAGCCTGCTCCTGGACGGGGAGTCTGTGTACAGCCTGGTAGCCAACCCCTTGCTCCTCCTGCTGGCCAGGGTTATTCTCACCAAGTGCTCCTCAAAGATGGACAACCTCCAG CTGATGCCATGGTGGACTCTGCGCTACGTCAGCCTACACCAGCAAATTCTGGAGGCCTGTTCTTCACAGCTTCTTGACTTGGCCAAAAGCAGCATAGACAAAG TGCTAAAATGTCAGCCTCTGTTGTCCAAGCAGCGAAACCTGGCTATCCAATTCCACCTGGAATGTGTCTACACCAGCCTGACTTACTATGACTACCAGCCAGCCAAGGAACACATCAAGAAGGCCCAGGAGCTCTCTGGGCTGAATATCAACCTGACTG GGGCTCTTGGCAAGCGGACCCATTTCCAGCAGAAGTACCTGGCTCAACTTATTCTTGAAGTCAAGAGAAAGCAGGATCCGTCTGGCCCGGTGGATGAGTTCAGTCCCGCCCCCACGCCTCTGGGCAGCCTGCCCAAG GACTACAGTCTGGATGATGAAACCCGGTTGGATAAGATCAATTTTGCAGAAGCCGATCAGAATCAGCTGCCCGACCTCAGTGTTGAAGAGCAAGCCATTATTCTGGGTCTCTG CACTGACTTCCAGAAGAATAACCCTGTCCACAAACTGACTGAGGAAGAACTCTTGGCCTTCACGTCG tgTATTCTGTCTCAGCCAAAGTTCTGGGCTGTAGAAGTCACGGCACTTTGCCTCAGGACTAAACTGGAAAGGGGCAGCTCCCGATGTGTCGAGAGAGCAATGATGCAAACCCAG gcAATAGTAGACCACTTTGAAGACAAGAGCTGTCCGGTGACCGAGCGCCTCAAGGGGTTCTACTTCTGCCAAGCCCCCCCCAGGTGGGATGTTcag AAACAGCTGGCCAGCCTGCTGTCGGACCTCGGCTGCACCAGTTCAGCTCTGCTCATGTATGAAAAGTTAGAGCTCTGGGAAGATGCAGTTATCTGCTATGAGAGGCTGGGCCAACATGGAaag GCTGAGGAGATTGTTCGCAGAGAGTTGTTGAAGAAAGAGAAGCCCAGTCTGTACTGTCTCCTGGGGGACATATTGAGGGAGCATCAGTACTACGACCGGGCGTGGGAGCTGTCGAACCAGCGCAGTGCTCGAGCCATGCGCTCCAAAGCCCTGCTGCACCTCCGCAGCAAGGAGTTCCAGCAATGTGTCGACTGCTTTGAGCGGTCGCTCAAAATCAACCCAATGCAG cTTGGAGTGTGGTTTTCTCTGGGTTGTGCCTACTTTGCCCTGGAGGGTTATGAGGGAGCTGCCAAAGCTTTCCAGAGGTGTGTGGGGCTCGAGCCAGAT aATGCAGAAGCATGGAACAACTTCTCTTCAGCCTACATTCGCCTCAAAAAGAA AGACAAAGCCTTCTGTACGCTACGGGAAGCCCTGAAGTGTAACTATGAACAATGGCAGATCTGGGAGAACTTTCTCGTTGTGAGCACTGACATTGGGGAGTTTGCTGAAGCCATCAAGGCCTACCATCGCCTGATGGACCTCAGGGAAAACTTCAAGGACATCCAG ATTATACAGATCCTGGTTCAGGCAGTTGTTGAAAACCTGACGGACCGGCAGGGCGGGGAGGCCGAGACGCTGCGGCccaagctgaaggagctgctggGGCGGATCAGTTCCCGCCACAGCAGTGACTGTGAGATATGGCAGCAGTACGCTCTGCTGTACGGAGGCGGCCGCAGCTCCAACCCAGACGACAACCTAAAG GCTCTACAGTTCCTGTCCAAGGCCCACCGTTGCAAGGTTCAGAGTGGCGGTTGGGAGAAGGAACCTGGTCTCCTCATGGAGGTGATCCAAAGAGCCATCAATATGGGTGAAG TGACCTTCAATTactgtgagaagaaaagcaatTCAACAGAAGCTCTTCAGATGCTCTCCTCTACCCGCCTCAGTCTCAAGAGCCTGGTCAGCAAAGCTAAG CAAATGCACACTGATGTGGCGACTGGTCTAATCCACCCTGAGCTGCAGGACGGTGTCGCTGCTTTGGAACGACTCATCACTGAGCTACATGAGCTCGGCGAGAAGCTGCGTGGCCAATCGGAGTAA